In the genome of Quercus robur chromosome 3, dhQueRobu3.1, whole genome shotgun sequence, one region contains:
- the LOC126717257 gene encoding uncharacterized protein LOC126717257 — MGAQKKGATRFSEDPEELARVPLQAILLADSFTTKFRPITLDRPKVLLPLVNIPMINYTLAWLESAGVEEVIVFCCAHSKQVINYLESSEWFSHPNFSVATIESHNSISAGDALRLIYERNVIHGDFVLISGDTVSNMSLTQVLKEHKERKKKDSNAIMTMIIKRSKSSSIIQQSRLGTDELFMAIDPNTKQLLYYEDKADHSKGAICLDKLLLTDNPSISLHNDKQDCYIDICSPEVLSLFTDNFDYQHLRRHFVKGLLVDDIMGYKVFTHEIHSNYAARIDNFRSYGSISKDIIQRWTYPFVPDVKFFGNSAIKLERQGMYRASDIVQSRSAEIGSFTVIGNGTRIGNNTKISNSVVGEGCTIGSNVSIEGSYIWDNVIIEDGCKLMHSIVCDGVVIKSGAVLEPGVVLSFKVIIGQQFVVPSYSKVSLFQQPTKQDSDEELEYADNSSGIVENSSMADTVDKSNGQLTSELLDEECGPTYELGTGGVGYIWSICEGSHEEEWRHSIAPIPADKLAEAMQTTDDDLELLTQDGSVLPPSGELKPDSNYSDDNEDPRDVSIYFEKEVEATFLRAVHENIKEDNVILEVNSLRLSYNKLFTDCAGAIFYSLMKLALETPHSSPSELCNSTMDVITKWKKLLKSYLTDIDEQIEVIQKFEEICLESAKEFSPLFSKILFHLYDKDLIQEDAILKWDDEKKNAEEADKVFVKQSEKFIQWLREAPEEDDEEEDEEE; from the exons atgGGTGCACAGAAAAAGGGTGCAACTAGGTTTTCAGAGGACCCTGAGGAACTGGCACGTGTCCCCTTGCAAGCCATCCTATTGGCTGATAGCTTCACCACCAAGTTCCGACCCATCACTCTCGACCGCCCCAAA GTACTATTACCGTTAGTTAATATCCCGATGATAAATTACACCCTAGCATGGCTTGAATCTGCTGGCGTTGAAGAGGTTATAGTTTTTTGCTGTGCTCACTCCAAGCAAGTGATTAATTATTTGGAGAGTTCCGAGTGGTTTTCACATCCGAACTTTTCTGTTGCAACAATAGAGTCGCACAATTCTATCAGTGCTGGTGATGCTTTGCGCTTAATATATGAGCGTAATGTG ATACATGGAGATTTTGTCCTCATTAGTGGAGACACTGTGAGCAATATGTCACTTACACAGGTCCTTAAAGAACATaaggagagaaagaagaaagatagtAATGCTATAATGACCATGATTATTAAACGGTCAAAGTCTTCTTCAATCATTCAACAATCTCGACTTGGTACTGATGAGCTGTTTATGGCAATAGATCCTAATACTAAGCAGCTTTTATATTATGAGGACAAGGCAGACCATTCAAAAGGGGCAATATGTCTTGATAAGTTGCTGCTCACTGATAATCCTTCAATTTCTTTGCACAATGACAAGCAG GATTGCTATATTGACATCTGCTCACCGGAAGTCCTCAGCCTTTTTACAGACAATTTTGACTACCAACATCTTCGGCGCCATTTTGTCAAGGGATTGCTTGTTGATGAT ATTATGGGCTACAAAGTATTCACTCATGAAATCCACTCAAATTATGCGGCTAGAATTGATAACTTCCGAAGCTATGGCAGTATTAGTAAGGACATAATTCAGAGGTGGACATACCCATTTGTTCCAGACGTTAAGTTCTTTGGGAATTCTGCCATTAAACTTGAAAGACAAGGGATGTATCGAGCATCAG ACATAGTGCAATCGCGTTCTGCAGAAATCGGTTCTTTCACTGTTATTGGAAATGGTACCAGAATTGGGAATAacactaaaatttcaaattcagtTGTTGGGGAAGGTTGTACTATAGGATCAAATGTTTCAATAGAAGGTTCCTATATATGGGATAATGTTATTATTGAAGATGGTTGTAAGCTAATGCATTCAATAGTATGTGATGGAGTGGTTATAAAGTCAGGAGCAGTTTTGGAGCCTGGTGTAGTTTTGTCTTTTAAG GTTATAATAGGACAACAATTTGTTGTTCCTTCGTACTCTAAGGTATCGTTATTTCAACAGCCGACTAAGCAAGATAGTGACGAGGAGCTGGAGTATGCTGACAATAGCAGTGGGATTGTAGAAAATTCAT CAATGGCAGATACTGTGGATAAGTCAAATGGTCAGCTTACATCCGAATTATTAGATGAAGAGTGTGGGCCTACATATGAG CTTGGTACAGGTGGGGTTGGATATATTTGGTCAATATGTGAAGGAAGTCATGAAGAAGAATGGAGGCATTCAATTGCACCGATTCCTGCAGATAAACTTGCCGAGGCAATGCAAACTACCGATGATGATCTGGAGTTGTTAACTCAAGATGGCAGTGTTCTCCCTCCTTCCGGAGAATTAAAACCTGACTCTAATTATTCAGATGATAATGAAGATCCAAGAGATGTTTCCATCTACTTTGAGAAAGAG GTTGAAGCAACTTTTCTACGGGCTGTGcatgaaaacattaaagaagataatgtaatcttaGAAGTGAACTCATTGCG GTTGTCATACAATAAATTATTCACAGACTGTGCTGGAGctatattttattctttgatGAAGTTGGCATTAGAAACTCCACATAGTTCACCTA GTGAATTATGTAATAGCACAATGGACGTAATTACAAAATGGAAAAAACTTCTGAAGTCTTACCTGACTGACATTGATGAGCAG ATCGAAgtaatacaaaaatttgaagaaatttgtttggaatCTGCCAAGGAATTCTCTCCATTGTTTTCAAAG ATTCTGTTTCATCTGTATGACAAAGATCTCATACAAGAAGATGCTATTCTAAAGTGGgatgatgagaaaaaaaatgctgaAGAAGCAGATAAAGTTTTTGTTAAGCAGTCAGAAAAATTTATTCAA TGGTTGAGAGAGGCACcggaagaagatgatgaagaagaagatgaagaagaataG